Part of the Quercus robur chromosome 5, dhQueRobu3.1, whole genome shotgun sequence genome, GACTAACAAGGAAAGAGATGTGCTCAAAGGAAAGATAGTTGAGGAAATTTTTGGGTTAATGAATGTAAGGCTGAGTTAGTTGAGGCAAAATAAAGAAGTAGGGCATGTGTGGTGGAGCAGAGTTTTCAGAGTGGGAACAGTCCTCACCTCAGAGTGCACTTCCCTGACACCTCCTGCTAACTTTgaagaaagcaagaaaagtgCTTTCAATtgcaaacaaacaaatgaaaaccTCCTTCTAACCAATAGTCTCTCACTTGCACCGTCCTAGCATCATCAGTGTAGAACTCAGAAAATATATGTCTAAATAACTAAATTGCCCTTCCAAGTTCCACCTCATCACTGTACTTTACCTTTTGAAAAGGGtaaactttcataaaaaagaataatatatattagtatCATATTCTTGATAGCctttttattggtaaatttaAAGGGTAAAAAATGGTCTAAATTCTCTCAGATATAGAATTTCATACCAACTAGACTTTGGGGATTTATTTAGAATATaagaggaaaggaaaaaaaaaaggaaaaagaggaaaaaaaaaaaattgcttagcTTAACAAACCAGTTTCTCTTCTTAAGCCTGTTAACAGTCTTCCTCTCCttccattccttttttttttccattatccAAACTAAAGGGGTAATGTCTCATCAGACAGTTGCCTAATAATCTGAAGTTTAAGGTTGAAAGATTAAACACATTAAGACGGAATACAAATACACatcactttttccttttttgtttattcaaaaataCACATCACTTATGTATTAATAAAATCACAAATTGAATTATTACCATGTTCTTGTTACTTCCACAATAACTGGTATGTTACTTCCACAATAACTGGtaaatacaaataaaacaataaatttaatgataaaatttttCGTAACTTATTAAGATCGATGAGTATTTGTTACAATAATCATAACTTAGTTTTGCCTACATTACCATGAAATAAAGATGCCACCATCATATTACAAGAAGCTGGGATTCCACTATCTACCTCACAGTTTACTACATGGATGATGTGAGGGGACTCTGGGACCTTTGGGAGGAAAAGTAAAAGATAAAATAGCACCCATCTCTCAATTTCACGACACATTTACTCAGCAAAAGTGCAAAACAAAATGACGAATACaactccaaaaaagaaaagaaaaagaaaaatggcaaatacaaccttctaccgcttcaagTTCCGGTATCACTAGATTACAAAAGAGATTGCTATATCCACTTCAAAATTTTACAGCTTCATAAAATCACATGGCACTTTTTTACAGCAAGTGCAAAGACCAAAATTagatttgaattaaattttcttttactttgtaCGGTTGTTTATGAATTTCTGTAAAGATGTCAGAGACAAGAGCAGCAACAAAGACAGCTGCAGAGCAGAAGCAGAAGCAACAGAGGTGCAGTCATAATAAGAACAGACTCACTCAGTCActcaggagagagagagaggaatagaaagagagagaaggtgtCAGCAATATCATCAGAGCCATTAGTTTTATCCATGTACAGAAGATTCTGCAACCAATGGACTCTGCAAAAATACCCTTTAAAACTATCAGCCCAACAGGAACAAAACCTCTCTCTGTGTCTCTGAAATCTACCAAGTTGTTGTTGATCTTTCCCTCTTCCTGTTCTTCTTGTTCTCCTTCTTGGTTTTTCTAGAGATTAAAATTTCCTTCTTGTTTCtctctatttcaaaaaaatgatgaaCACAAGTGCAAGTGCAAGCGCAAGAAACAGGTCTCCTTTCACAGCAATTCAATGGCAAGAGCTTGAGCATCAAGCTCTAATCTTCAAATACATGGTTGCAGGGACACCTATCCCACCAGATCTCCTCTATAGTGTAAAAAGAAGCTTAGactcttcaatttcttcaagGCTCTTCCCTAACCATCCCAGTAAGCATGCAAAGCATATTCTCAATTTCTCATAGTCATATACACTTTTTGCAgctttacttttaaaaattataataatgttTAAGTGCTTACTTTTATAAAAactattccttttattttttttgggtgccaatgaaaatgaacaatttttgttGGGGTCTGTGGCTGCAGTTGGCTGGGGATGTTTTGAGATGGGATTTGGCAGAAAAGTAGACCCAGAGCCAGGAAGGTGCAGAAGAACAGATGGGAAGAAGTGGAGGTGCTCAAAGGAAGCATACCCAGATTCCAAGTACTGTGAGAGACACATGCACAGAGGCAGAAATCGTTCAAGAAAGCCTGTGGAAGTTACATCAactgcaacaacaacaacaacaacaacgacaacaaacaccaccaccaacaacctTTCACCACCTATCCCATCAATCAACAGAAACCTTTCCATAAACACACCCACCACCATTcccacaacaacaacaccaaCGAACtcttctttctctgtctctccaCTTTGTGATACATATCCTCAACACCACCCTTACCATGATTCCACTGCTTATCCCTTCCTTTATTCACATTCTTCCTCTTCAAGACAACCTCTTTCTGGTTTTTTACCTCAAAATAACACCACCCATCAGCTATTTTTGGACTCTGGATCCTACTCTCAGGCTGATAAAGATTACAGGTTTTTGTAACACAAACAGGCTAGctactttttacatttttttttttgatcttcTGCTTTAATTGTTTTTGACTGTTATTTCAAACAGGTATCTTCATGGAGCAAGAGAGGGTGTGGATGAGAGAGCTTTCTTCCCAGAGGCTTCAGGGTCTGCCAGAAACCTACCTGATTCATACCAGAGATTAACAATGGGCCCCTACAAAGCTTACTCCCACACACAGTTTCAAAGCCTTACTGATAGTTCAAAACCTCAGCAGCAGCAACAAGACCAACATTGCTTTGTTTTGGGTACTGATTTCAAGTCACCAGGACAAGTTAAAGCTGAGAAAAAACCTGAAATCCACAAACCAATGCACCAATTTTTTGGAGAGTGGCCACCAAAGAACACAGACACCTGGCTTGATCTTGCATCAAATTCAAGAATCCCTGCTGGTAATTTATCTTCACTAGCTTgcattagtttatttatttttatttttaaatgactttttttaataaagaggCAGTTCCTTATTTCACTATTATTAGATTCATTAACTATTGTTTTACACTACTTCTAGTTTACACAACATTCACATTTTATAAAGCCAGATGccacatatttattttttaaggatgTCAACACTTAATTCTAAGTGTGTATAATAGTGTGCAATAATCATTACTCTAATAGATTTCTCCTATGCATTATAAACTTGcttattcaattttaacaatgCAATACATATgagaattatatatattcaagtaaCAATGTTTATTGATGAAGAGGTAGTACCTCATTTCACTATTATTAGTTTTCTCTAGTCTTGCTTCTTGTGCCAATCTTTGACATCTCCATTGTCACTTatgtaatttgttttttgtgcAGATGATTGAAAGTCTCATAATAGTGATACTGGTTATTTTGATCATGGCCAAAAGAGTCCTTGGTGTTGGTGGGGTCAATATCTATAACTTCTTGTGGTTAGGGAAAGCTTTATTTAGCTAAAGGTTGTTGGTGAATAATGTAGGGTCACAACAGGATTTCTGCTCTTTTGCTTTTCTTGatacttattttcttcttcctccccTTAAAGAAACATGTTTGGGATTTGTAGACTTGCTTGTTTGAGTGGAAGCATCATGATTTGCTTTGGGGTCCCTTAAATCTAAACTGTGTAGTAATTGAAGCACCTTTCATATGGGTTTGTGCTTTATGGTTATACCAGTTAATGTACGTGGACCCGTCAGATAACATGTGTGCATTAACTTTTGCTCAAAAATACACACCGTATGGATGGACCCCTTTTGTGCTCAGAACTACTTTGCTTATTCAACAAATTGCTCCAACACAGCTTCCATACTTTTATTATTACGGAGTATTTATCAAATGCTAAATCTCATTGAAATTCTAGATTCCGCTTTTTTGTTCACTGCTCTGTGATTTGATTTCCCTTGGTATGCCAGTCACTAAATGAGCATTAGCACTGCTGTCTGAGAAACTAACATTCATTTAATAGACATTCTGTGATGATCACTGTAGCTTCTTACATGAGGGATCTTGCATTACTGtcaaaataatgttattatttGCACGCGCGCGCGCacaaataagaaagaagaaaaaagaaaaaaaagtaatcaacTAGGAAATTGTTGTTTCTATCTTTGTATTTGTTGCCAACCTCATCCTCTATAGTGCTTAGAGTAACCTTATTCTAAAagtttcttattcttcttcttttttttttctttttttttttttttacaaaattgaaattttcagccttaaaatttttggtaatttgaGATTGCTTTCAaatatttcagaatttggatccTTACTTCTAACTTCATGAATTATGTATTGTTTCATTTAAGTCATTCTGTCGTGTGGTGAGGTGTTTACAATGCAAGCTAGATATTGTTTAAGGCAATTTAAATGaagctttttatatttaaattttaattaaataaatttatttaatattaaataaaaaaatgttaatttgattaattaaatacataattcgatgatttttcaaacaaaaaaaaaatgcatacttTGATGAATAATTACTATCTAAACCATGGTAAGTTATgaattaaatacataatttggagACATCATTAATTAATGATCGAAACAATGTAGTTTTGAATGAATATGATTGATGAACTTCAATAACCTTATTAATGAATCTTTGAAATGCTTTATTGTGATTGTTAACACATTACTTGTAATTCCTATGTGGTAAAAACTTGCAATATTGCTAGTATTCTAATATCACTCATAAACTAAAATTGTgcataacttttttattttttattttaattattaccaTGAAATTTGAATTCTTTTAATCATGGTGGATGGGGCCTTTTCTTTATGACGGCCTGGCACCTTTTTGTAATAGGGggcttaggcctaggcctaaacCTTGGGTGTTTGTTAAGTGGCAAGTGGCAACTAAGCTCAAAATGACGTCAATATTTCAAAACTACGTCATTTTAATTTCTAGTTTGTAACCTATATTCTTAAGGTTTggaataattttgtttttttcctctaaattttcaaattttagatctatTAAACAATGTAATTTTGAGTCTAGGTCACACTTAATGGATAGTGGACACCAGATCTTGGCACATGGAGAGGAGGTATTAAATCCAAATTATATTTATGTTAGGGAGATgaatccaaaaaacaaaaaaaacaaaaaaaaaaaaagaaaaatcccaaaCTTAATGGGTATAAATTGCAATTTAATCaatcatttttaggaaaaagtGCGCTAACTTCCCTTAAGGTTTTTTGTTATCATACTCGCCTCCTCACTAATTTGAAATAAGACACTCAATTCtcttaaaatacaaattatttacaATGACCTTCCCTATATGACCAAAAAGAGGTTTTACAAAATGATGAATTAGTTACTAGAATGAAAAGGGTTTCCAGACACAATTTAGCCCACAAAAATGCTGAAAATTTTAAACGTGCATGCTCTTAAAAGATATGCATCTCCTGTCAAGAAACCATTGGGCCCAAATTGTCTTAGTCAAATATGAAATATTATTATacataaaaacaatatataaatgACATGACATAGTTTGACTGAGGTTGAACCtcgcttttttttctttttcttttttttttttttttctttttaatttactGAAAGAGGTAGAGACCTTAAAAACTTTATACTTCTCATTTTTCTAATTCTTTAAATGGTCCTTGTTTCAAAACCATGACATTTACTATCACCATCTTAGCATCTATGTAAATTATTGATGTTATAAAATCGAGTccaattatttcaaaataagttGATAGGATTTGAGAAACTCTATTAATTTACTATCCATCTTAGCATCTATGTAAATTATTGATGTTATAAAATTGAatccatttatttcaaaataagttGATAGGATTTGAGAAACTCTATTAATTTAAGTAGTCATGTTAACGAATGCGCTTAGGGCAATTGTTAATAGactatttttaaaacattttaaaacaaattttataggGAATACAAAAAGCTgtctaaaaaaatcaatttcttttttctttttcaatagacaatttctaaaaatagtttctaaaccAATATCCTTAGAGCATCCATTAATTTTTCCCTAATTTAAAAACTTTAGAGGGTCTTAATATAATGTTTTATAGGATGTCATTAGACAcaaggaaattaaaatagttttttattttttatttttttgagtttcactaatattttagtttatttgtcgTAGCTATATCCCAAACACACATGtgatataaattaaaaacttgGTAAGTGCAAAGTCTACCAAATTTAATCTGAATATGTTGAATGAGTAGTTCCCTCTTTGAATAAGGAATTAATATTTCGCCAAAAAGGTACTAtgcaaaaaaaagataattaactTCCATAAAGTCCTTTTATGATcctatttttttcacatttcgTCACCAAACAAACTATCACTTATTAAATACTAACATAGAGAAATAACAGCTGCTACGTAAGTTTAGAGAAATTTTTAGTGGATATGTCATTGATGACTTGATTTAATGATGGCTTGATTTActtcatttaagcttgagtTTAAACCATCAGTGCACGTAGTAAGTAACTATTAAATTGAAGTGTAAACTATAAAGAGTTGGGTGAGAAAGAAGACTATCTCATTGTATCACTATCACCTCCAATTAATGGAGTATTCTTTCGATAGTGAGTTTGTGACCTACCCTTAAAACAAATTTCATCTACCCTCGTTCTCCCAATTAATTACTCTGAAACAAAATAATTCCTGTTgttctttaatatatttaagAGTGTATTTTTTGAATGAGTTATTTTTCATTAGCTGATTTCATCTAAATTAGATATGAGAAGCATAAAATACAGTTATAAACAAATGGTATAAATAAATTCATGgtttaaattaagggataaaaCCCTTTTTCGTCCCTATATTTTTACACGATTCTCACTTTgatccctaattttttttttcaccgttTTTAGTTTCTATCCTGAAAAATGCGTCTCGTTTTAGTCCTTGACGTCACATCAGAGACGGAAATTGCATAGCTAGCAAacggaaaaaattaaaaatattaaaataatgcacCTTGTGTCCACGTGGCTTTTCACGTCAgcctctaaattaaaaaaaaaaattaatttattaattttaactaaataaaaaaaaagtaaaaatagaaataaaaaccaaacctagtaaaacaacaaatttcaaacccagtaaatttaaaacccaaaaagaacaagatcaacaaaacacaaacctagcaaatttaaaacccaaaaaattaaattcaaacctatATTTCGaaaatttggatttgatttttgtgtttgatgttttgtgtaaattttaactaaatgaaaaaaaaaaaaaaggaaaaaactgaaataaaaataaaaacccagaaaagtaagaaaattcaaaacccagaaggagaaggagaacaagaacaaacccagaaaattcatgCCACTGTCACTACCAAACCTCCATACCCAAACCACTGAGATTCATACCCAAACCCACTACTGAGCCACAAACAACCACTAAGATCCATACCCTTCAGTTTTTAGAGACCCACGCAAGACCCAAGATCCATAACCCTTCAGTTCTACCAAGCCACAAACCCACCAACTAAACCAACCCAACAACCACCGAAGCCAACCCAGCCACCCTCGAATCCAACCCAGCCAACCCATCAAATCCAACCAACCCACAGCGAGCCAAGACCACCCATGGCGAGCCACGACCACCCCAACCACGGAAACCCACGACGAGCCACGACCACCTCACCTACGGCGAGCCACGACTACCCATGAGATTCATACCCAAACCCTTTGAGATTCATACCCAAACCTACTACCGAGCCACAAACAACCACTAAGATCCATACCCTTCAGTTTTCAGAGCCCCGCAAGACCCAAGATCCATACCCTTCAGTTCTACCAAGCCACAAACCCACCAACTAAACCAACCTAACAACCACTGAAGCCAACCCAACCACCATCGAATCCAACCCAGCCAACCCATCAAATCCAACTGACCCACAACGAGCCAAGTCTACCCACGGCGAGCCACGACCACCCCACCCACGGCAACCCATGATGAGCCACGACCACCTCACCCATGGCGAGCCACGACTATCCATGAGCAGACAACGGACCACGGCGATCTGAATCCCACCTACCCAAAGCCTCCATGCCGATCTGTGCCACGCCGATCTgaggaagagaggagagagcgtgggagaaagagagaaactctgaaagtgagaggaagagagagagtgagattaaaaaataatctcggggttttgaattttttgttcttgttcttgttcttctGGGTTTCtgaattttttaggtttttgaattttcttacttttctgggtttttatttttatttcagcttttttcctttttttttttcatttagttaaaatttacaaattaattttttgtttttaaaaaatgacgtGGCATTTGtgggtattattttaatatttttaattttttccgtTTGCTAGCTGTGCAATTTCCGTCTCTGATGTAACGTCAGAGACTAAAACGAGACGCGTTTTTcaagatagggactaaaagcaataaaaaaaaaagttagggaccaaagtgagaatcgtgtaaaaatgtagggacgaaaaacGGTTTTATCCCTTAAATTAATAGTGtagggttaagggcccaaaattatatattgggccttgggctagGGATGAGGACGTTGGTTGATCCAAGGGCGAATAGACAGTAGTGAGGATATTAAATTTAGAGTCCCATGAATATATGGCAAATGGAAAGGTTGGGAGAGGTGGTCagaggaggaatatctcctcggatCAGCGAAGCACAGGCCAAGTGTATATCCTATTGTTCAAAGTGACCTTCCAGGAAATTCCATTGATAGGGACGTACATCATGAATGTACAAGAGGGATGGAAGCcgggaaatatctaaggaaaggttgctaccaccgcattaaatgctctacaGCTAACTTTCTGACTGCATTAATGTGAAGAAGACCACTGAACAGAGCTGCCATGGCTATCCCAACTCACAGAGGGCCTGAGGGGGTGTCCGATAggacaagtactcaagtagtagtttggatgatcaacaagtgtatgATTAAGATCGTTCAAAGGGAACTATATAACACAAAAGATCCTCCATGGAGGGGTGGTCGGAAATTTGTAAGAGAAACAGGAAATTCCACTGATAGGGACGTGCATCATGAACGTACAAGAGGGATGGAAGCCcgaaaatatctaagaaaaggCTGCTGCCATCGCATTAAATGCTTTGCAGCTAACTTTTTGACTGCATTAATGTGAataagacccctgaacagtgcagCCTTGGTTATCCCAACTCACAGAGGGCCTGAaggggtgtccgatgggacaagtactcaagtagTAGTTTGGATGATCAATAAGTCTAGGATCAGGATCATTGAAAGGGAACAATGTAACACAAGAGATCCTCCATGGAGGGGGGATGGGAAATTTTTAAGAGAAATAGCAAATTCCACAGATAGGGACGTGCATCATGAACATACAAAAGGGATGGAAGCCCGAAAATATCTAAAGAAAGGATACTgtcaccgcattaaatgctctacaGCTAACTTTCTGACGGCATCAATGTGAAGAAGATCCCTAAACAGTGCTAACTTGGCTATCCCAACTCACAAAAGGCCTGAGGGAGTGTCCGATTGGATAAGCACTCAAGTAAttgtttggatgatcaacaagtgtaggatcaggATCGTTCAAAGGAAACTATATAACACAAGAGATCCTCCATGGAGGGGGGATCGAAAATTTgtaagagaaatagaaaattccATTGATATGGACGTGTATCTTGAACGTACAAGAGGGATGGAAGCACAGAAATATTTAAGGAAAGGCTGCtgccaccacattaaatgctctgcagctaattTTCTGACTGCACTAACAGGAAGAAGaaccctgaacagtgctaccttggctatCCCAACTCACAGAGAGCCTGAGAGGGTGTCctatgggacaagcactcaagtagtagtttggatgatcaacaagtgtaggatcaggATCGTTCAAAGAAACTATATAACAGAAGAGATCCTCCATAGAGGGGGGATTGAAAATTTGTAAGAGAAACAGGAAATTCCACTGATAGGGATGTGCATCATGAACGTATAAGAGGGATGGAAGCccggaaatatctaaggaaaggCTGCTGTCACTGCGTTAAATGCTCTACAGCTAACTTTCTGACTGCATTAATGTGAAGAAGATccctgaacagtactgcctTGGCTGTCCCAACTCACAGAAGGCTTGAGGgagtgtccgatgggacaagcactcaagtagtagtttggatgatcaacaagtgtaggaccAGGATCGTTCAAAGGGAACTATATAACACAAGAGATCCTCTATAAAGGGGGGATCAGAAATTTGTAAGAGAAACAG contains:
- the LOC126724910 gene encoding growth-regulating factor 5-like; translation: MMNTSASASARNRSPFTAIQWQELEHQALIFKYMVAGTPIPPDLLYSVKRSLDSSISSRLFPNHPIGWGCFEMGFGRKVDPEPGRCRRTDGKKWRCSKEAYPDSKYCERHMHRGRNRSRKPVEVTSTATTTTTTTTTNTTTNNLSPPIPSINRNLSINTPTTIPTTTTPTNSSFSVSPLCDTYPQHHPYHDSTAYPFLYSHSSSSRQPLSGFLPQNNTTHQLFLDSGSYSQADKDYRYLHGAREGVDERAFFPEASGSARNLPDSYQRLTMGPYKAYSHTQFQSLTDSSKPQQQQQDQHCFVLGTDFKSPGQVKAEKKPEIHKPMHQFFGEWPPKNTDTWLDLASNSRIPADD